Part of the Octopus bimaculoides isolate UCB-OBI-ISO-001 chromosome 21, ASM119413v2, whole genome shotgun sequence genome, NNNNNNNNNNNNNNNNNNNNNNNNNNNNNNNNNNNNNNNNNNNNNNNNNNNNNNNNNNNNNNNNNNNNNNNNNNNNNNNNNNNNNNNNNNNNNNNNNNNNNNNNNNNNNNNNNNNNNNNNNNNNNNNNNNNNNNNNNNNNNNNNNNNNNNNNNNNNNNNNNNNNNNNNNNNNNNNNNNNNNNNNNNNNNNNNNNNNNNNNNNNNNNNNNNNNNNNNNNNNNNNNNNNNNNNNNNNNNNNNNNNNNNNNNNNNNNNNNNNNNNNNNNNNNNNNNNNNNNNNNNNNNNNNNNNNNNNNNNNNNNNNNNNNNNNNNNNNNNNNNNNNNNNNNNNNNNNNNNNNNNNNNNNNNNNNNNNNNNNNNNNNNNNNNNNNNNNNNNNNNNNNNNNNNNNNNNNNNNNNNNNNNNNNNNNNNNNNNNNNNNNNNNNNNNNNNNNNNNNNNNNNNNNNNNNNNNNNNNNNNNNNNNNNNNNNNNNNNNNNNNNNNNNNNNNNNNNNNNNNNNNNNNNNNNNNNNNNNNNNNNNNNNNNNNNNNNNNNNNNNNNNNNNNNNNNNNNNNNNNNNNNNNNNNNNNNNNNNNNNNNNNNNNNNNNNNNNNNNNNNNNNNNNNNNNNNNNNNNNNNNNNNNNNNNNNNNNNNNNNNNNNNNNNNNNNNNNNNNNNNNNNNNatacgatgggcttctttaagtttccatctaccaaatccacatcacaaggctttggtcggaccaaatcaacagtagaagacacttgcacaaggttccaagctgtgagactgaacctggaagtatgtggttgggaaccaagattcttaccccacagccacactTCTGCCTatccattcttttttttgtttttaagatctTTGTTTGATCGATGTTTGTTCAAGTTTATATTCCTGCAGAGATAAGTAAAGGCATGATTGCTACAACATCCAAGGATAGTGAACACTATAACGTAACCTCTATAAAGTTACTTTatgtgttagaaacagcagccaaatttctgcACAAATAACACCGTACCATCTTGAAATAAGATCGGATAATCATGAATGGAATAACTTTGGTTGTTATTATAAAGCcctaggttcaatcccagtgcatgaCACCATGAGCAATTGTCTAGTGTTGTGGATTGCCTTATGGTATTTTGTTAcagctgtttacattctgagttcaaattccattgaaggaatTTCCAGGGTTCAAAAAATGAAATGTCATTCAAGTACTGGAAGTGAGGTTGATCGCTATAATCtattataatcaataaaattagtatcagttgcacacaggggtcaatgtaatcaactaaccctttcccccataatttcaggccttgtgcctatcgtaaaaaagaatgtcattaaccctttcattactgtatttctgttgagatgctctgtgtttctttcaattaattttaaatataacaaagaatttagtaaaataacttagttatcattaagttagtgttaggaacataaattgtgactaaggtttggtggaagattttaattcaaaacttatgaaaactagACATTTGTACTCCAAGCCAGAGCTAGTGTCAGCCAGGTTGGggacaaaagggttaagaattgtttctctattatatattttaaaccttttgttaccatacttctgttgagatgctctgtgttactttcaattgattttaaatataacaaagaattttcatCATTTCCAGAGAGAAACTCAACACTGACTTTATCAGCTGGAGAGGGTGTCTGACCCGACTGATGTGTACCCCGTATGAAAACCGTGAAGGTTGGCTTCTCGCAGTCACCCGATTCAACGATACGTATTTCCTGTGTGAATTTAACACCGAAGAGAAGATAAACCTTGAAGCTAATTGCACAGATCGTCAACGTGAAATGTGCTATTGGGGTGTGAAATTTGAACAGTATCTCACCTCTGGTAAGTATTCAGTGGCCTTGGTGCAGCAACCAATAAGCATAGAATAACAGTCAAATTATACTTCAAAGTCTTAAAAAAGGTTaaattgtttaactctttagcatttaaactggccatacccagcccaaatattctacatgttttaagttcaaactggccagatccagcctctttcaccttccctacaatgtcattctaaaaataagcaatcacatcaaagctatgaaatagtacatcatcatcatcatttaacgtctgctcttcatgctggcatgggttagatggaactgctaagccagagagctgcaccaaattccagtctgatttgcatGGTTTcaacgactggatgcccttcctaatgctaaccactccaaaagtgtaatggcagctttttacgtgccactggcacaaataccatttacatggtaccagcaacAGCCCCGACTACAATTTCATGGGTGCCGTTTCCATGACACTGGCAAAAGCcctgactacaatttcacttggcttgacgagtcttctcaagcacagcatattgccaaaggtttcggtcatttgtcatcgcctccatgaagcccaacattcaaagatcatgctaccAGCAACAGCCATGATTACAATTTCATCGGTGCCATGTACTTGACACTGGCACCAGccatgactatggtttcacttggtttgacgaaTCTTTAGCAGAGCATTTCaccatggtaccttaggcaaatggtgtcttctactatagcctcaggccaaccaaagccttgtgagtggatttagtagatggaaactgaaaagaagcctgtcgtgtgtgtgtatatatatatatatgtgtgtgtatgtgtctatctgtgtttgATCCCCCCACTAATGCTTGATGatcagtgttgatgtgtttatatcctctgtaacttagcagtttggctaaagagactgatagaataagtacaaggctcagaaaaataaatactggcaTCGATCCATTCAACTgaaaaatacttcaaggtggtgccccagtatggccacagtctaataactgaaacaagtaaaaaggaaaacacacacaaacacacacactaagaaaTGAATGCTTTCGATAATGCAATCCAGAGTACACAATGATAAATGATAGAATGGTCATAGGTGGATTGCCTTTCATCCCAGGATTTGTAGATGAGGGCTTAGCTGATGCCTAGACAACAACAAAGCGATTTAAACCATCAtttgtgtctttctcttttcttttagctACAAAAGAATCAAAACCAGATACAACAGGGGTTGTTAATAATTGTGAAGCTTTCTGCTCTGTGGTCAGAACCCGTCTCAAGGACCATTCTTTAGGTGAGgctgttttttggttttttttggaCATTGGTTTTGCAGTTACGATGTTTGCTTACCATTCATGTgttcccaggttcagtcccatcgactgagcaaatcgaccccaggacttattctttgtaagcctagtacttattctatcgatctcttttgctgaaccgctaagttacggggacgtaaacacaccagcatcggttgtcaagcgatgttgggggacaaacgcagacacaaacatacacacacacacacacacacacatacgacaggcttctttcagttttccgtctaccaaatccactcacaaggctttggttggcccgaggctatagcaggagacacttgcccaaggtgccactcagtgggaatgaacccggtgtgtatgtatgtgtatttctgtgtttatgtctgtatttgagAATATAAATACGATTGTGATTAAACTTGAGATgcgagggtttttttttttcttttttgttgtcatttttgcCTCATTTAATCTTGTTCACTTTCCAGTGTTTGCGGGAGAGGTCGACTGTATCTGTCCACAGCAGAAAGAATATGTTGAACTGAAAACGTCGAGGGACATCTATAATAAGTCACAGGATGACAACTTCAAAAGGTATGAattaggtacacatacacacagccatacatgcatacatacatgtgcatatgtacacatatattagaaAGAACGAACAAGTAAAAcctgtagcatcatcatcatcatcatcatcatcgtttaacatccgctttccatgctagcatgggttggacgatttgactgaagactggtgaaaccggatggcaacaccaggctccaatctgatttggcagaattactacagctggatgcccttcctaacgccaacactcagagagtgtagtgggtgcttttacgtgtcacccacacgaaggccagtcaggcgatacacatatatatcgtggcactccatcggttgcgacaatgagggttccagttgatccgattaacagaacagtttgcttgtgaaattaacatgaaagtggctgagcactccataggcacgtgtactcttaatgtagttcttgaggAGATGCCAATGCACAAAACATTCAGACcgtgagtcactctgttgcttcagctaaatattaataaaaagacaCAGACACTGGTTAGatttcccctgaaattgctagccttatgccaaaattcgaaaccattattattattattattcctttgtaaCACAGTGTCGGTAAAAATGCAccagagtctttagtcatctgtctattattattattattattattattattattattattattattattattattcagattcaAGCTAATAAAGTGGTGGGCCCAGAGTTTTCTGATTGGAGTTCCAACCATTGTTTGTGGATTTCGAGACGACGACGGAATTGTTCATCGTTTACAGAAGTACGACATCAAGATGCTGCCGAATTTGGCNNNNNNNNNNNNNNNNNNNNNNNNNNNNNNNNNNNNNNNNNNNNNNNNNNNNNNNNNNNNNNNNNNNNNNNNNNNNNNNNNNNNNNNNNNNNNNNNNNNNNNNNNNNNNNNNNNNNNNNNNNNNNNNNNNNNNNNNNNNNNNNNNNNNNNNNNNNNNNNNNNNNNNNNNNNNNNNNNNNNNNNNNNNNNNNNNNNNNNNNNNNNNNNNNNNNNNNNNNNNNNNNNNNNNNNNNNNNNNNNNNNNNNNNNNNNNNNNNNNNNNNNNNNNNNNNNNNNNNNNNNNNNNNNNNNNNNNNNNNNNNNNNNNNNNNNNNNNNNNNNNNNNNNNNNNNNNNNNNNNNNNNNNNNNNNNNNNNNNNNNNNNNNNNNNNNNNNNNNNNNNNNNNNNNNNNNNNNNNNctctctctccctcctctctctcatacataccagcctccactctccacgccaccgatgttgctCAAGGgtaaggcaaaggggccaatacaggtTGGCACCAGAGaggtcacaattcatttctacaaatgagtgaactggagcaatgcgaaataaagcgtcttgctcaagaacacaacaacagccagggccgggaatcgaactcgctaccTGATGATTATGAAcccgacgctctaatcactgagacATGCGCCTGTAAATTATCGtttaggcaaaagaaaaaaaaacgatagaagtGCAAGGCTTTAAAAGAACGAAAAAACGTAACAAATACGGagtgaagtcgatttgttcgactaaaacccatgtaaggtgatgctccagtatgaccgcagtccactggcagaaacaagttaaagaataaaagatatacaccGTTTGTTCAAAATCTCgtaaactgaaaagaaatgaaatgttagGGGAATCAACTCAATCGGTAAAGCAAGGGGAATAACTGTGTTATTCTCCAAATAAGCCTTTCTACTTCGTGTCTTCTACTAAGCCTTCTGGGTAACCAAAACCTTGGGAGTGAGTAGACAGAAACGGGAAGAAGTCTGTCACAGTGGttggtgcctttagtagaaaggatttattgttattattattggcagattcgttagcaccatgggcgaaatgcttaagcggtatttcgccagtcgctatgttccgagttcaaattccgccaaggtcaactttgcctttcatcctctcggtgttgatgaattaaataccagttgtgaacTTGGGTCATCTAGTCGACTAGgcccatcccccaaatttcagaccttctgcctttagtagaaagaattagataatatttatctctcaccagatggagtactttttttgttgatctcacCATACGGAAcggtacattatgtatatatgttaatatcatcatcatcgtttaacgtccgctttccatgctagcatgggttggacgatttgactgaggactggtgaaaccggatggcaacaccaggctccaatctgatttggcagagtttctacagctggatgcccttcttaaagccaaccactccgagagtgtagtgggtgcttttacgtgtcactcgcacgaaggccagtcaggcggtattgactgtggccatgctggagcaccgcccttagtcgatatatatatatacatatatataataatattagggacaaaatccaaaattacaggtaaaaaactcaattaaaatcaatttataaaaaattaaaatgagccttatagataaagaaaattggttattttccctaaaactatatattatatatacatatatatatatatatacatgtatatcctatctctgatctctctctctcaatgactGGCTGGCTGGGTAGCCATTTTGAGTGAAGTCTGTGAGACAGGATAAGCTTCATAAAAGCAGTTTCTGTCTCCCGTCAATGTGATAAGTTGCCACGGCTTCCACAGGCCATGAACCCAACCCCAATCCACTCATCCGTTCACCACAGCATTTACATTTCATCTCAGAACTTCCGTGTCACCTCACagctttgttattttattcttttcaggaTTTACCAAACTCGTGGTATTCTAAGGTTTGCATCAACTTCTTGGATCAGTTTCTTAATTTCATTAAAGAGACTATTAAAGACAATGACCACAGGTAAGTACGTGCGATGTGATGGCTTATATCAGTGGTCAGGGaactttttttaaacaattaccccaaaatatatatgccagtgcctctggactggctcctgtgcaggtggcacgtaaaatacaccattttgagcatggcttttgccagtactgcttgactggcctttgtgccggtgacacgtaaaagcacccactacactctcggagtggttggtgttagaaagggcatccagctgtagaaactctgccaaatcagtttAATCATTTTTAACCAGTCAGAAAGCAGGATTTAGAAGCTGTCATTCTGTGAATGACTGCAtatgttgtcaactgtaaacaaatgcaatattggcagaattctgctttatgGACGTCATATAATTCCATAACTATTTTAGCTTTTTtgaattttctgaatatttttgagaatttgtattctacaattaacaatttatataattatacaaaaccAAGAACCAGTTGTGGGTACTGGCATTTTTGGCCCCGTtccgatggtgctttttatatgccaccagcacaagaaaTGAGATGCGATGTCACtcgtgccaagctgtatcggcccctttgtctttcccttggataacatcagtggcgtggagaggggaggctggtatgcatgggcgactgctggtcttccatcaaataaacttgcccggacttgtgcctcagagggtaactttctaggtgcaattccatggtcattcatgaccgaagggggtctccgatatatatatatatatataaacacagacatctATATTTATTGACTTGAATTCTTGATGTAGTGTCCATTGTTATTTATGTCCTTTTCTGTCTTGATATTTTCTTTGCAGAAGTGTTTACTTATTTAGTCGGGAACCGAAAAAATACAATAACATCAGATATCAATATCTGGGAAAAGAttcagaatataattttattcctgATTGGTTTGTTGAGGATTTTGCaaataaaggaaatgaaacaGCAAATCTATTGTTGAAACGCAAATGACCACTACAGACATAGGTTGGTAACAAAAAGTTCCTTGTATTTtaaatacgcacacagacacacactcaaccacattcacacacacccttACTAACTCTCaccagatgtgtatgtatatatgtatagaaatacatatgtatcatcatcatcattatttaacatccattttccatgcaggcatgggttagatggtttgactgaggtcattAGAGCCAGCAGCTGCAACAGGCttaaatctgatctggcaatgtttcgacacctggatgccctttctaacgccaaccactccgaaagtttagtgggtgctttttacgtgccactggcataggagccagtgaggaaggcctggcatcgatcacatccGGATAGGTAGCCAATATGGAAGGATTCTTTCTGTATTGGCTTACCTCTGATGagcgttcatcatcatcatcatcatcgtttaacgtccgctttccatgctagcatgggttggacgatttgactgaggactggtgaaaccggatggcaacaccaggctccagtctgatttggcagagtttctacagctggatgcccttcctaacgccaaccactcagagagtgtagtgggtgcttttacgtgtcacccgNNNNNNNNNNNNNNNNNNNNNNNNNNNNNNNNNNNNNNNNNNNNNNNNNNNNNNNNNNNNNNNNNNNNNNNNNNNNNNNNNNNNNNNNNNNNNNNNNNNNNNNNNNNNNNNNNNNNNNNNNNNNNNNNNNNNNNNNNNNNNNNNNNNNNNNNNNNNNNNNNNNNNNNNNNNNNNNNNNNNNNNNNNNNNNNNNNNNNNNNNNNNNNNNNNNNNNNNNNNNNNNNNNNNNNNNNNNNNNNNNNNNNNNNNNNNNNNNNNNNNNNNNNNNNNNNNNNNNNNNNNNNNNNNNNNNNNNNNNNNNNNNNNNNNNNNNNNNNNNNNNNNNNNNNNNNNNNNNNNNNNNNNNNNNNNNNNNNNNNNNNNNNNNNNNNNNNNNNNNNNNNNNNNNNNNNNNNNNNNNNNNNNNNNNNNNNNNNNNNNNNNNNNNNNNNNNNNNNNNNNNNNNNNNNNNNNNNNNNNNNNNNNNNNNNNNNNNNNNNNNNNNNNNNNNNNNNNNNNNNNNNNNNNNNNNNNNNNNNNNNNNNNNNNNNNNNNNNNNNNNNNNNNNNNNNNNNNNNNNNNNNNNNNNNNNNNNNNNNNNNNNNNNNNNNNNNNNNNNNNNNNNNNNNNNNNNNNNNNNNNNNNNNNNNNNNNNNNNNNNNNNNNNNNNNNNNNNNNNNNNNNNNNNNNNNNNNNNNNNNNNNNNNNNNNNNNNNNNNNNNNNNNNNNNNNNNNNNNNNNNNNNNNNNNNNNNNNNNNNNNNNNNNNNNNNNNNNNNNNNNNNNNNNNNNNNNNNNNNNNNNNNNNNNNNNNNNNNNNNNNNNNNNNNNNNNNNNNNNNNNNNNNNNNNNNNNNNNNNNNNNNNNNNNNNNNNNNNNNNNNNNNNNNNNNNNNNNNNNNNNNNNNNNNNNNNNNNNNNNNNNNNNNNNNNNNNNNNNNNNNNNNNNNNNNNNNNNNNNNNNNNNNNNNNNNNNNNNNNNNNNNNNNNNNNNNNNNNNNNNNNNNNNNNNNNNNNNNNNNNNNNNNNNNNNNNNNNNNNNNNNNNNNNNNNNNNNNNNNNNNNNNNNNNNNNNNNNNNNNNNNNNNNNNNNNNNNNNNNNNNNNNNNNNNNNNNNNNNNNNNNNNNNNNNNNNNNNNNNNNNNNNNNNNNNNNNNNNNNNNNNNNNNNNNNNNNNNNNNNNNNNNNNNNNNNNNNNNNNNNNNNNNNNNNNNNNNNNNNNNNNNNNNNNNNNNNNNNNNNNNNNNNNNNNNNNNNNNNNNNNNNNNNNNNNNNNNNNNNNNNNNNNNNNNNNNNNNNNNNNNNNNNNNNNNNNNNNNNNNNNNNNNNNNNNNNNNNNNNNNNNNNNNNNNNNNNNNNNNNNNNNNNNNNNNNNNNNNNNNNNNNNNNNNNNNNNNNNNNNNNNNNNNNNNNNNNNNNNNNNNNNNNNNNNNNNNNNNNNNNNNNNNNNNNNNNNNNNNNNNNNNNNNNNNNNNNNNNNNNNNNNNNNNNNNNNNNNNNNNNNNNNNNNNNNNNNNNNNNNNNNNNNNNNNNNNNNNNNNNNNNNNNNNNNNNNNNNNNNNNNNNNNNNNNNNNNNNNNNNNNNNNNNNNNNNNNNNNNNNNNNNNNNNNNNNNNNNNNNNNNNNNNNNNNNNNNNNNNNNNNNNNNNNNNNNNNNNNNNNNNNNNNNNNNNNNNNNNNNNNNNNNNNNNNNNNNNNNNNNNNNNNNNNNNNNNNNNNNNNNNNNNNNNNNNNNNNNNNNNNNNNNNNNNNNNNNNNNNNNNNNNNNNNNNNNNNNNNNNNNNNNNNNNNNNNNNNNNNNNNNNNNNNNNNNNNNNNNNNNNNNNNNNNNNNNNNNNNNNNNNNNNNNNNNNNNNNNNNNNNNNNNNNNNNNNNNNNNNNNNNNNNNNNNNNNNNNNNNNNNNNNNNNNNNNNNNNNNNNNNNNNNNNNNNNNNNNNNNNNNNNNNNNNNNNNNNNNNNNNNNNNNNNNNNNNNNNNNNNNNNNNNNNNNNNNNNNNNNNNNNNNNNNNNNNNNNNNNNNNNNNNNNNNNNNNNNNNNNNNNNNNNNNNNNNNNNNNNNNNNNNNNNNNNNNNNNNNNNNNNNNNNNNNNNNNNNNNNNNNNNNNNNNNNNNNNNNNNNNNNNNNNNNNNNNNNNNNNNNNNNNNNNNNNNNNNNNNNNNNNNNNNNNNNNNNNNNNNNNNNNNNNNNNNNNNNNNNNNNNNNNNNNNNNNNNNNNNNNNNNNNNNNNNNNNNNNNNNNNNNNNNNNNNNNNNNNNNNNNNNNNNNNNNNNNNNNNNNNNNNNNNNNNNNNNNNNNNNNNNNNNNNNNNNNNNNNNNNNNNNNNNNNNNNNNNNNNNNNNNNNNNNNNNNNNNNNNNNNNNNNNNNNNNNNNNNNNNNNNNNNNNNNNNNNNNNNNNNNNNNNNNNNNNNNNNNNNNNNNNNNNNNNNNNNNNNNNNNNNNNNNNNNNNNNNNNNNNNNNNNNNNNNNNNNNNNNNNNNNNNNNNNNNNNNNNNNNNNNNNNNNNNNNNNNNNNNNNNNNNNNNNNNNNNNNNNNNNNNNNNNNNNNNNNNNNNNNNNNNNNNNNNNNNNNNNNNNNNNNNNNNNNNNNNNNNNNNNNNNNNNNNNNNNNNNNNNNNNNNNNNNNNNNNNNNNNNNNNNNNNNNNNNNNNNNNNNNNNNNNNNNNNNNNNNNNNNNNNNNNNNNNNNNNNNNNNNNNNNNNNNNNNNNNNNNNNNNNNNNNNNNNNNNNNNNNNNNNNNNNNNNNNNNNNNNNNNNNNNNNNNNNNNNNNNNNNNNNNNNNNNNNNNNNNNNNNNNNNNNNNNNNNNNNNNNNNNNNNNNNNNNNNNNNNNNNNNNNNNNNNNNNNNNNNNNNNNNNNNNNNNNNNNNNNNNNNNNNNNNNNNNNNNNNNNNNNNNNNNNNNNNNNNNNNNNNNNNNNNNNNNNNNNNNNNNNNNNNNNNNNNNNNNNNNNNNNNNNNNNNNNNNNNNNNNNNNNNNNNNNNNNNNNNNNNNNNNNNNNNNNNNNNNNNNNNNNNNNNNNNNNNNNNNNNNNNNNNNNNNNNNNNNNNNNNNNNNNNNNNNNNNNNNNNNNNNNNNNNNNNNNNNNNNNNNNNNNNNNNNNNNNNNNNNNNNNNNNNNNNNNNNNNNNNNNNNNNNNNNNNNNNNNNNtatatatgtatatatatgtatgtatgtgtgtgtttctctattaCTCCTTTTCTccctgacaaatatatatatttgtatatatatatatatattatacacacacacacacacacacagaatgcaaAAGACATATAAGACTATATGTATACGgagagtttttgtgtgtgtctgcatgtctgtgtatatcatcatcatcatcaacatcatttagtgtccattgtccctgctggtatgggttgga contains:
- the LOC106868628 gene encoding decapping and exoribonuclease protein yields the protein MCSPIKNFRPSETNGDETSRTGSFDLLPRRQFDYNPPYLRQPKEIGCFSLDLDRKITYDKSQLRYYIEPETPDDVHMNLRDGYKDLIQKDESKKDLLDDILRWISCHRNLFSLSTRSSDSSDSDKQHCGTSQEKLNTDFISWRGCLTRLMCTPYENREGWLLAVTRFNDTYFLCEFNTEEKINLEANCTDRQREMCYWGVKFEQYLTSATKESKPDTTGVVNNCEAFCSVVRTRLKDHSLVFAGEVDCICPQQKEYVELKTSRDIYNKSQDDNFKRFKLIKWWAQSFLIGVPTIVCGFRDDDGIVHRLQKYDIKMLPNLDLPNSWYSKVCINFLDQFLNFIKETIKDNDHRSVYLFSREPKKYNNIRYQYLGKDSEYNFIPDWFVEDFANKGNETANLLLKRK